NNNNNNNNNNNNNNNNNNNNNNNNNNNNNNNNNNNNNNNNNNNNNNNNNNNNNNNNNNNNNNNNNNNNNNNNNNNNNNNNNNNNNNNNNNNNNNNNNNNNNNNNNNNNNNNNNNNNNNNNNNNNNNNNNNNNNNNNNNNNNNNNNNNNNNNNNNNNNNNNNNNNNNNNNNNNNNNNNNNNNNNNNNNNNNNNNNNNNNNNNNNNNNNNNNNNNNNNNNNNNNNNNNNNNNNNNNNNNNNNNNNNNNNNNNNNNNNNNNNNNNNNNNNNNNNNNNNNNNNNNNNNNNNNNNNNNNNNNNNNNNNNNNNNNNNNNNNNNNNNNNNNNNNNNNNNNNNNNNNNNNNNNNNNNNNNNNNNNNNNNNNNNNNNNNNNNNNNNNNNNNNNNNNNNNNNNNNNNNNNNNNNNNNNNNNNNNNNNNNNNNNNNNNNNNNNNNNNNNNNNNNNNNNNNNNNNNNNNNNNNNNNNNNNNNNNNNNNNNNNNNNNNNNNNNNNNNNACTGTATGTTGTATAAAAACTGTAAGCAGGAAGTTCTTCTCCAGTCTATTATCGTTTCAGTTGACTGCAATCTATGATTTCATTGGATTATCGTAGGAACAAGTAAGAAATAAATGTTCGGGTGCAGGTTTGCAGACCGTTATCATCGATCATGACAACATATGTGAACATATTTTTGCACGTAATTGTGATCACGTACACAGCACTGTACAATCAGTTGCCCTTTGTCCAGGGGCCATGTACTTCAACCTTTTTTCACGACACCAGGTAAATCACTTAGCCAAACTCTTGAAGAAACTCGAGAACGATCTAAAACACACACTTCCACAATTGCGTTCGGTTAAATCCGGTCAAACATGTAAATTTTAGTGTTTTCTGGGGGAAATTATAGTAATGTATTGTGTAACTTCCCATGCAAAGTTAAAGTTTTGATGCCAGTAAACTCGCTCACAGTAACGATGCCTTACGTATGGCAAGATAGGGTTGGTGGTCCTGTTTATAAATGACAGTTGTTATTGAGTAACACAGCCACACAAGTAAGGATATCCCGAAACGCCAAGTCATGCTAGTCTATGACAATTACACACGAAGCGACATGTCCGTACGTACCTGAGTAAATTTGATCTCTGGGTTGAAGTTCGGAGTAGGGAGGTACGGAGCGGCCATTTGCAGCCTGGCGAGTAGAAAAAGGGGCGTGTCCATGCGGGGTCAGGGTCCACTGGCGCTTTGTTGAACGTCACTGacggtaatctccaagtagatgttgggaCGGCTAGAAACTGTTAAGTTTCCTAGCTGCCCTTTCTTTAACCTTCACGGAAgggaaacatgttgtttttgctccgtttcttccTCTCCAAACAGATAAGGTCAATGACCAGACGGCCGCCACCATGTTTACTGGTAATACCCTGTGGTgtttcattacctccatgaaatttcatggaggttatgttttcaccatcctcctacgcacggttcccaacggctagctgactcagcctatggggccctgccaTCTCATGGCCTACCAGCAATTACtttgattgtcgccacaaaccagctgtcagccaatcagagaataggcatttcttgggctttctgtttatGAAAGCCGTCtagcaaaggccgctgggaagctatcagccaatcatgttatgtcttacatagcaccatcctcctacgcccgatccccaacggcaactaagggtaagctcattaatatttataagcagggcggccAGGAATGAGTGCGTCAGATAGCAGAGGTGACCCCAAGGAGTTTGGACACGACTGtgggtccctctgcgtaggagaatggtttTCACTAGAGTTGGTGTGTAAAActtctgtgtatctgtgtgtctgcgCGAACGCAAAAATCTTACGTGTGTTGGCTAACTACATGTTGTGTGGTGAACACGGACAATATCAGACtaagaaaaaagaatgaaaattgtttttctcgtGTGGGTGCATATGCATGAATTCAATATAGTTTCCAAACATGATAAAAAATAGAATGTCTTTAAAGAttgttttcgatacctctctttcaatatgtaattaacacacaaacaaaacgaTTACGTGTCTGTATGATTTGTCTCTACCGAAAACGTGCGCTGTTTGCCACCCACTCAACATGATTctctttcatctttggtttctaatttcttcatttCTACATTGTGTCTCGGACCCCGCCTGACGCAGGACGTGTATTTGTGCTGTGCAGAAAccgacaagtcgcaccatgccgggagggcagAAGCAGTCCCAAGCTGGCGACAAAGGTAAATGTGTTTGTGAAAATATCTTATTTCCACACATTTCAGCAGCCAATGTGAAATCTATTTGATTAAAAATCTAAGATTTAGAAGTACTCAGTGCCTTCCTTGGTGTAGTCTTTATTTTTCCAAATAGCTTTTAGCCGAGGCATAAATATGCATTTGTATGCCAATATATTCTCTGACCACGTGGGGCCACAAGTGGTAAGATATCCCCCTACCTCGCCATGTGGATAGAGTGCTAACCCCACTTGGGCATGGTGTAATGTGGGGTTGTAGGCAACATTTCGGATGGTGAAGTTAATTGGGGAAGCAGCAAGCATTAAGTGGAAATCATGTAGCATTTTGATTTCATAGAATCTTTGCCACTAGAAGGATTAGGCTGACAATTTGCCGCAGACGCTGTTGTGTTGTTGATAAAATTATGCTACCATAGATAATGAACATACCTTTGTTAAGATAATGTCGTATTTTGGTCTTATAAAATCTTTAATCAGTTGTTGTTCTCCTAAATACATACGGTAGGTGCCATTTTagtttttgtaattttccactaggcaccacacccatgcagcagccacagactgattggcaggcacgtgccgacgccgctgcgaacatacccaaccctatgtacgcatccagagcaggtaaaactctTAAGTCCTGCGGTTTTTAGCCTGCTGTTGTCTTATTATTGTCTTGCTAGGTCCTGCCATGTATACATCATGTTATTGTCGTGCGATCACTAACTGATTGCATACCTGAGATAGTCGCGCGTGCAGTTGGTACCAAATTCAGATGTCTTGTCggtttggtttggttggtttgatacagatctccaaTAGTGACTGATTTgtcactactcttcctggagtccgggtgatttgtagagatcAAAAATCTAAGATTTAGAATTACTCAGTGCCTTGCTTGGTGTAGTCTTTATTTTTCCAAATAGCTTTTAGCCGAGGCATAAATATGCATTTGTATGCCAATATATTCTCTGACCACGTGGGGCCACAAGTGGTAAGATATCCCCCTACCTCGCCATGTGGATAGAGTGCTAACCCCACTTGGGGCATGGTGTAATGTGGGGTTGTAGGGAACATTTCGGATGGTGAAGTTAATTGGGGAAGCAGCAAGCATTAAGTGGAAATCATGTAGCATTTTGATTTCATAGAATCTTTGCCACTAGGAGGATTAGGCTGACAATTTGCCGCAGACGCTGTTGTGTTGTTGATAAAATTATGCTACCATAGATAATGAACATACCTTTGTTAAGATAATGTCGTATTTTGGTCTCATAAAATCTTTAATCAGTTGTTGTTCTCCTAAATACATACGGTAGGTGCCATTTTagtttttgtaattttccaccaggcaccacacccatgcagcagccacagactgattggcaggcacgtgccgacgccgctgcgaacatacccaaccctatgtacgcatccagagcaggtaaaactctTAAGTCCTGCTGTTTTTAGCCTGCTGTTGTCTTATTATTGTCTTGCTAGGTCCTGCCATGTATACATCATGCTATTGTCGTGCGATCACTAACTGATTGCATACCTGAGATAGTCGCGCGTGCAGTTGGTACCAAATTCAGATGTCTTGTCggtttggtttggttggtttgatacagatctccattagtgactgatttGTCACtcttcttcctggagtccgggtgatttgtagagaatcaccaactctagacggaaggatttgcacgTTCTTTAACGTGAGCGGGGTATGCCTCTCCCCAAAcaggggacctccattttacgtcctatccgagagacggccctagctgaagctaggtacttatttttacctgagtaaagtgcctttcccaagggcacaagatcggtgacacggcaggattcgaactcgagacctctcgatcccgagccaaacacgctgccgctgcgccacgcaaTCTAACTTGTTACGAAAAAGTCTGTCTTAGATCCTCGTCGGCGGTTGATTCTGTCACAGACTGCTTGAAAATCGTACGACATCAAAAGCTAGGACGAACGTGATCGCATCGTTACCTAGGTTCTCGCTTAAGTATTAACTCGACTGCAATGCAGACAAATCTGATTTCAAAGGTAACCTATCGACGCCAACGTAAAATTAAAAACACTGCAACAAACGGACCGAAAGGTTAAAAGAGCATATCATGAAAACTTTCTCTTCTAACAGATTGCTtcgtttgaaaaaaatgtttagcGACAAGGCGTCACATGGGACCGATAGTAATACTGTTTAGTAATTTTGAAGAAGAAATCGTAATTAAAATATCGATAAGATTGGTTATCTATCAGTATATCAAACAAGATTGCTTCCTGAATTTACCTGTATCTACCGTGCTAAGGATTTCAGCAGTCTCCTAGTGGGCTCTGTCACTTTTTTACTGCAATATATATTATTCCCGATTTGTCTACTATACTCtgaatcaaaatcaaaactgtaatttccaacacaaaaattcaaaAGTCTAACTCCGGTCTTTGTCATTCCTTGATAAGTCCaactttgtgttggaaattaccgttcaatgtttgaaaaaaaaatccttgttTTAAAAGCTcgttttctaacagaccgcacgtatccgggtaCAGCAAGCGACAGCCGcactctctgtagcttcatccgcacCCACAAAAGCTATATGGCCGCCGGCATTGTCgtgctgctaagcttggtcgctgtgggactcgcccctctgacgttcatcaataaggAGGTAAACACCACTGTACCACAAAGCTTGTTGTAAATCAATCTTTCTGACTCTGATTCTGTTTTGATTAGTCTATCAAGCCATAACTTtcttctactttttcatttgactttttttttacatttggtaTTCTGACTTAAGTATATATGTTTATACGTTTACAGGAGATATCTGAACTGTCCACCGCTTTTAACGCCCTCAAGCGCGAGCAAGACGAAATGTctaccactgttgatgccttgaagcgcaaccaagacgacatgcgccaactgtccaccactgttgactcCTTGAAGCGCGATTTTGACGCCTCAAAACGCCGCCAAGACGACTTATCCACCACTGTTAACGCTTTGAAGCatgacctggacaaggagcgaaaTCAAACGATCGCTTTGGAGCCGCGTCTCCACGAGATGAGTAAGAAGTTACGTAAGTTGGGTTCCTGTtgctttatgcaaatgacttacatatTTGCAGAGTTTATGCACGATACTGTTCACCCTCAACTAACCTACACATGTCACATGTAtgaagttcccatcatttaACAGTGGTTTTATaattttcttattaattatgcaaatcattccctcatttgtatgtttggtatctgtttatagTCCACCTGCAATGATTTACTTGTGTTATATCTATTGAAGTTCAATTATGGAAAACAACGGAATGCATTATACATTTACgtcattgatcatgcaaattaggtcctcatttgAATAATGTGCAAATAAGTGCGTCTATCTTTACCTAATCGACCTGCATGCCTGAAATGATTGAAAttcgtcgttcctttcttcagttattctcttttgaatgttttgacaaaatacccctgcagttccaaaattaaatgctaggggcccaaactttGTCCTGACGTCAAACTCTATCTggcacccaaatgtcaagaccatatcatgtcctgGACAGGAGATACTTAGAAAGACTGCAgtaatagaatattctcatcaattatgtaacTACATGCATTTAAAACTATTTCTCt
The Branchiostoma floridae strain S238N-H82 unplaced genomic scaffold, Bfl_VNyyK Sc7u5tJ_1515, whole genome shotgun sequence DNA segment above includes these coding regions:
- the LOC118407991 gene encoding plasminogen-like codes for the protein MAAGIVVLLSLVAVGLAPLTFINKEEISELSTAFNALKREQDEMSTTVDALKRNQDDMRQLSTTVDSLKRDFDASKRRQDDLSTTVNALKHDLDKERNQTIALEPRLHEMSKKLHLCQEGDGSSYRGTVSVTKTGKTCQRWDTLVPHVHHYGPVYRIFHPSDGLKENYCRNPGREGTVGVWCYTTDPGTRWEYCDVPVCGAV